Proteins from a genomic interval of Paenibacillus sp. FSL H8-0048:
- a CDS encoding Rpn family recombination-promoting nuclease/putative transposase: MVELLDARNDFIFKKIFGSENNKDVLLAFLNSTFMEAGEPPLTEIILMNPYTDKDAPAEKQSILDIKAKTAEGKRINIEMQLFNPYNMEKRTLFYWSEMYYHQIQKGDDYSQLKKCVTINILNYSCLPNDRHHNVFHLREDHTGIQLNNDLEIHVMELTKLEEQAVPLTGGLINWLLFLKGVEQPNWEVLTMNEPMLKKAMDTLEFLSQDAATRMEYEARMKYLRDEASRMNGARAEGRAEGRAEGERKKAEAMVRELLALGVETSIIVRASGLPEEEVLILKS; this comes from the coding sequence ATCGTGGAATTACTCGACGCACGGAATGACTTTATCTTCAAGAAAATCTTCGGCAGTGAGAATAACAAGGATGTTCTGCTGGCCTTCCTCAATAGTACCTTCATGGAAGCCGGCGAACCCCCGCTTACAGAAATTATATTAATGAATCCGTACACAGATAAGGATGCTCCAGCTGAGAAACAGTCAATCCTTGATATCAAGGCCAAGACGGCAGAGGGCAAACGGATTAACATCGAAATGCAGCTGTTCAATCCATACAATATGGAGAAGCGGACACTTTTCTACTGGAGCGAGATGTATTACCACCAAATTCAAAAAGGTGACGATTACAGCCAATTGAAGAAGTGTGTGACGATCAATATTCTGAACTATTCCTGCCTGCCGAATGACCGTCATCATAATGTGTTTCACCTTCGGGAAGACCACACTGGGATTCAGTTGAATAACGATCTGGAAATTCATGTAATGGAATTAACAAAGCTCGAGGAGCAGGCCGTCCCATTAACTGGTGGTCTGATCAACTGGTTATTATTCCTGAAGGGTGTTGAACAACCAAACTGGGAGGTGCTGACCATGAATGAACCGATGTTGAAAAAAGCAATGGATACGCTGGAGTTCCTGAGTCAGGATGCCGCTACAAGGATGGAGTATGAAGCCCGGATGAAGTATTTGCGGGATGAGGCGTCGCGGATGAATGGTGCTAGGGCTGAGGGGCGAGCTGAAGGACGAGCAGAGGGTGAACGAAAAAAGGCAGAGGCAATGGTGCGTGAACTTCTTGCACTTGGAGTAGAAACCTCCATTATTGTTAGAGCCTCAGGCCTCCCTGAGGAAGAAGTTTTAATCTTGAAATCATAA